From Neobacillus sp. PS2-9, the proteins below share one genomic window:
- a CDS encoding RyR domain-containing protein, whose protein sequence is MKYYPTPIDTSKIELSSEIQALTEVLAENTHDLWAQQRIKDGWRYGTNRDDIQKTHPGLRPYNQLTDTEKEYDRITAMNTLKAIMALGYKIEKKEN, encoded by the coding sequence ATGAAATATTACCCTACACCAATTGATACATCGAAAATAGAATTAAGTTCTGAAATTCAGGCACTTACTGAGGTACTTGCTGAAAATACACATGATTTATGGGCACAGCAAAGAATCAAGGATGGCTGGAGATATGGTACTAATAGAGATGATATTCAAAAGACACATCCAGGGTTAAGGCCATATAACCAATTAACAGATACTGAAAAAGAATATGATCGAATTACGGCAATGAATACGTTAAAAGCTATAATGGCATTAGGATACAAAATAGAAAAGAAAGAGAATTAA
- a CDS encoding NAD-binding protein, whose translation MKRNKKLLLAFGCLTILGLIPYYYPLFNNYINMLVTLVFLLSGIVGLGNILLGVLKPTYKNKSQIILFLMSIICGFTGYSLALEPNNYLNILYYTAKLFTISVEPIGSPKNQVGYQYSLWIELARWSAVLFITSAVLSKLYNVTSDSFGRIKIVIHRKLLNKRHIVISGMNEASVLLAKDLRRKEELVVIITSQVAHPQIPSLRESGVTFVFGETLETSVLKKANVLESSHLILMDHNEAKNIDVFMKVKSIIKQENKIKKHKVNCFLHIKDDTFHSIFEEIENEIIELDVLRQSLDFHLFNLNKLKAKILFEDHPLYESGKVNIRSKNENDVAHLLIVGFGNTGQQVLLQAARLGHFINRQKLHVTIVDKNADARKSSFLRRYKFIEKVCKINFITMDIDSEEFKKEMFEVNGKEITYIVICLESDHLDFISSMFLHEEYKDIPILLEVRDDIKLANWIHINSKKFQNLYCFGDLREIVSKEVIIDEKLDNLAKAINDFYRQENSNGYEWDQLTTFLKDSNRSQADHIYTKLQTLGLEMKEKGQVLEDDLVLDETKYLQICRPFLEDLAIAEHNRWCAFHYLKGWNTKMTDLSVESHRDEHNKLHAGLVEWERLVELSSADKDYQDNNRDTIINIYKILDFNGYAICEKS comes from the coding sequence ATGAAACGCAATAAAAAATTATTATTAGCATTTGGTTGCTTAACCATATTAGGATTAATCCCATACTATTATCCACTGTTTAATAATTACATAAATATGCTAGTTACCCTTGTTTTCTTACTTTCTGGAATAGTTGGACTTGGAAATATATTGCTAGGGGTTTTGAAACCAACATATAAAAATAAATCTCAAATAATTCTATTTTTGATGTCAATCATTTGTGGTTTTACAGGGTATTCATTAGCTTTAGAACCGAATAACTATCTAAACATTCTCTATTACACTGCTAAGCTATTTACCATTAGTGTTGAACCCATCGGTTCACCTAAGAATCAAGTAGGCTATCAATATTCACTTTGGATTGAGTTAGCAAGGTGGTCCGCCGTGTTATTTATTACCTCAGCTGTACTTTCTAAATTGTATAATGTTACCTCAGATTCATTCGGGCGTATAAAAATTGTTATCCATAGAAAGCTATTAAATAAACGGCATATAGTTATTAGTGGTATGAATGAAGCTTCCGTGTTATTAGCAAAGGATTTGAGACGTAAAGAGGAATTAGTGGTGATTATTACGAGTCAAGTAGCTCATCCCCAAATCCCTTCACTCCGCGAAAGTGGCGTCACTTTTGTATTTGGAGAAACGCTAGAAACATCTGTATTAAAAAAGGCGAATGTGTTGGAATCGTCCCACTTAATACTTATGGATCATAATGAAGCAAAGAACATTGATGTTTTTATGAAGGTAAAGTCAATAATTAAACAGGAAAATAAAATCAAGAAACATAAGGTAAACTGTTTTTTACATATTAAAGATGATACATTTCATTCCATATTTGAAGAAATTGAGAACGAGATTATTGAGCTGGACGTACTTAGGCAGAGCTTGGATTTTCATTTGTTTAATCTGAACAAGCTTAAAGCAAAAATTTTATTTGAAGACCATCCGCTATATGAAAGCGGTAAAGTAAATATTAGAAGCAAGAATGAAAATGATGTTGCCCATCTATTAATAGTCGGGTTTGGGAATACAGGACAACAAGTTCTTTTACAGGCTGCAAGGTTAGGGCATTTCATCAATCGACAAAAACTCCATGTTACCATTGTAGATAAGAATGCAGATGCAAGGAAAAGTTCATTTCTTCGTCGGTATAAATTCATAGAAAAAGTATGCAAAATCAACTTTATTACAATGGATATTGATAGTGAAGAATTTAAAAAAGAAATGTTTGAAGTGAATGGGAAAGAGATTACGTATATCGTTATCTGTTTAGAATCTGACCACTTAGATTTCATCAGTAGTATGTTCCTACATGAAGAATATAAAGACATTCCAATTTTACTGGAGGTAAGAGATGATATTAAACTGGCAAATTGGATTCATATCAACTCTAAGAAATTTCAAAACCTCTATTGTTTCGGTGATTTACGGGAGATTGTTAGTAAGGAAGTTATTATTGATGAAAAACTTGATAATCTAGCAAAGGCAATCAATGACTTCTATCGTCAAGAAAATAGTAACGGGTATGAATGGGATCAGTTAACCACATTTTTGAAAGATTCTAACCGTTCACAGGCCGATCATATTTATACGAAACTTCAAACACTCGGACTTGAAATGAAAGAAAAGGGTCAAGTATTAGAGGATGATCTCGTTTTAGATGAAACTAAATATCTCCAAATTTGTCGCCCTTTTTTGGAGGATTTGGCAATTGCTGAACATAATCGTTGGTGTGCGTTTCATTATCTCAAGGGGTGGAACACGAAAATGACCGATTTATCGGTTGAAAGCCATCGTGATGAACACAATAAATTACATGCTGGGCTTGTTGAGTGGGAAAGACTGGTTGAGTTGTCTAGTGCAGACAAAGATTACCAGGATAATAACAGGGACACAATAATAAATATTTATAAAATTTTAGATTTTAATGGATATGCCATTTGTGAAAAGAGTTAG